From the genome of Canis lupus baileyi chromosome 32, mCanLup2.hap1, whole genome shotgun sequence, one region includes:
- the LOC140622834 gene encoding olfactory receptor 4K2, with protein sequence MDAANKSVSEFVLLGLSKSWELQLFFFMVFSLFYVATIIGNSLIVITVIADSHLHSPMYFLLTNLSVLDMSLASFATPKMVTDYLTGHKTISFDGCITQIFFLHLFTGTEIILLMAMSFDRYIAICKPLRYASVISPWVCVALVVASWIVGVMHSMSQVIFALTLPFCGPNEVDSFFCDLPVVFQLACVDTYVLGLFMISTSGIIALSCFIILFNSYVIVLVTIKHHSSKGSSKALTTCTAHFIVVLMFFGPCILIYMWPLNSFLIDKILSVFYTIFTPILNPVIYTLRNQEVKTAMRKLKNRLLNPNKTTPLHYF encoded by the coding sequence ATGGATGCGGCCAATAAGTCTGtttctgaatttgttttgctGGGACTCTCTAAATCCTGGGAACTACAGCTGTTTTTCTTCATGGTGTTTTCACTGTTTTATGTGGCAACAATCATTGGTAATAGCCTCATAGTCATCACAGTTATAGCCGACTCTCACCTACACTCTCCTATGTATTTCCTGCTTACTAACCTTTCTGTTCTTGATATGTCACTTGCTTCCTTTGCCACCCCTAAGATGGTTACAGACTACCTCACTGGACATAAAACTATCTCCTTTGATGGCTGTATCACCCAGATATTTTTTCTACACCTTTTTACTGGTACTGAGATAATTTTACTTATGGCCATGTCCTTTGATAGGTATATTGCAATATGCAAACCTCTCCGCTATGCTTCAGTCATAAGTCCCTGGGTGTGTGTTGCCCTCGTGGTGGCTTCCTGGATTGTGGGAGTCATGCATTCAATGAGCCAGGTCATATTTGCTCTCACATTACCATTCTGTGGTCCCAATGAAGTAGACAGCTTTTTCTGTGACCTTCCTGTGGTGTTCCAGCTGGCTTGTGTGGATACTTATGTTCTGGGCCTCTTTATGATCTCAACTAGTGGCATAATTGCCTTatcctgctttattattttattcaattcataTGTTATTGTCCTGGTTACTATCAAACATCATTCTTCAAAAGGATCATCTAAGGCTCTTACTACGTGCACAGCTCATTTCATTGTTGTCCTCATGTTTTTTGGGCCATGCATCCTTATCTATATGTGGCCACTAAACAGTTTTCTTATAGATAAGATTCTGTCTGTGTTTTATACCATCTTCACTCCCATTCTGAACCCAGTAATATATACCTTAAGGAATCAAGAAGTGAAGACAGCtatgaggaaactgaaaaataGGCTTCTAAATCCCAACAAGACAACtcctttgcattatttttag